Below is a window of Buchnera aphidicola str. Ak (Acyrthosiphon kondoi) DNA.
GAAAAACTAATTAAAATAATTCATCAATCGGGTATTGTTGGTCTTGGAGGAGGTGAGTTTTCTTCTGCAAAAAAATTAAAATTAAGTATAAACAAAGTACATACTTTAATTGTAAATGCTGTAGAAAGTGAACCTTATATAAGCGCAGATAATTGTTTAGTATATAATTATATAAACGAAATTTTGATCGGATGTAAGATTATTTGTTGGATAACAAAAATTCAAACAGTTGTCATCGCTATTCAAGAAGACAGTATCGAATCAATTTCAAAAATTTATGGTTTAATTAAAAATGAATCATTATTTAAAATCTGTATTCTTAAAAAGAAATATCCTGGAGGCAGTAGTAAAGTACTTATCAAATCTTTAACAGGAAAAGAGATACCTTGTAATAAACATGCTGTAGATATAGGATATCTTATTTTTAATGTTGCTACAATATTTTCAATCAAAAGAGCAATTATTAATGGAGAACCATTAACAGAACGTATTATAACTCTTTTTAGTGATCAAAATTTTTTATCTGGTAATTTTTGGATTAGAATAGGGACTCCAATAAAATATTTTCTTACTGATAATAAATTAAAAAAATGTTTAATTGCATCTGTATATTTAGGAGGTCCATTCATGGGGAAAAAGATTAATAATACAAATTACTCTGTATCAAAAAAAACAAATGGTATTTTAATTAAACTTGAACAAGAGAAAAGTAAAAATATCATCGAAAAAAACTGTATTCGATGCGGTTATTGTTTGCATGTATGTCCCGTGAATTTGATTCCCCAACAGCTTTATTGGTACAGCCGAAATAAGAATCATAAGGAAACAAAAAAACACTATATTTTAGATTGCATTGAATGTAAAGCATGTGAGAAGGTATGTCCTAGTCATATTCCATTAGTAAAATATTTTAAAAAAGAGAAGCATATTTTAAAAAGTATTAAATTAGAAAATAATCATAAAAAAATATCATTAATTAGATTTAAAAAAAGGGAAAAACGTTTATTAAATGCCAAAATGACAATTAATATTAATGATCAAAAGCATGCTTTTATAAAAAATAGCAACGTATATTTAATAAAAAATAGAGATGAAAAAATTAGTAATACAAAAAAAAATGTACGAAAAAAAGTACTTCAAGAAGCGATAGAACGTATGAAATCTAAAAAATAAAGTTTTATCTAAAAAAATTTTATATTAATATATAACATAAGAAAAAAATGAACTTTCCTTGTATCTATCATACTTATAGTATTAGAAAAATAATGTTTCTAGTTATTATAGCTTGCATTCCAGGTCTTTTTACTAAGTTTTATTTTTTTGGTGGAGGAGCTTTAATACAGATTTTATTTTCTATATTTATTACTTTATTACTAGAAATCAGCATTTTAAAAATGCGTCTTAAAAAAATTAAAATTAATTTACGAGATAATTCCTCGATTTTAACTTCAGTTTTATTTGCACTAAGTATTCCTGTTTTACTTCCTTGGTGGATAATAGTTATTGGTTTGTTTTTTTCTATCATTGTTGCTAAACATTTATATGGCGGAATGGGTCAGAATATATTTAATCCAGCTATGGTTGGATATGCAGTATTATTAATATCTTTTCCTATTCACATGAATAGTTGGAATGAAAGAGATTTTTCTTTGTCTATTTTTGATGATTTAAAAAAATCTTCATGTATTATTTTTTTTAAAAATCATACATGTACTATCAGTAGTACTAATACTATTAGTAATAGAAAATTGCGTATTACTCCTGATGCTTTTACAGAAGCTACTCCTTTAGACGATTTTAAAATTAAATCTCATTTAAGAGATAATTTTTTATCAAAAGAGATTACATTAAACGATAAAAAAAATAATATTCAGACTAGTTGGAAATATATGAATATAAGCTTTTTTTTAGGTGGAGTTTTTCTGTTATTTACAAAAATAATTTGTTGGCGTATTCCGATCAGTTTTTTAACTTCTTTAGGAGTTATATCAATTATAACTTATTTTTATTCACAAGAGTTATTTATGTCTCCATTAGTTCATTTTCTTTCCGGTGGAACTATGATATGTGCATTTTTTATTGCTACAGATCCAGTAACTACTTCTTGCACTAATATTGGAAAAATAGTTTTCGGTATTATTATCGGTTTTTTGGTTTGGATTATTCGTAATTATAGTGATTATCCTGATGCAATTGCTTTTTCTGTTTTATTTGCAAATATGACTGCACCATTAATGGATTATTATATAAAAACTTCTGGATATGGTCATAATAATATATGAAAACATTCAAAGAAATATTCAAACAAGCTTTTTTAATGAGTTTTTTTTCAATTGTATCTATATCTGGAATAGTTTTAATAAACAATATCACAAAAAATAAAATTATTTTTCAAAAAGAAAAAGAAAAAAAAAAATATTAGAAGAGGTTGTTCCTTCTAATATCTATAATGCTTTCGAAAAAAAAATGTATAAAATTAAAAATAAATTATTAGGAGATTGTAAAATACATAATTTGTGGTTGTTGTCTAAAAATAATAAACCTAAAGCCGCAATTGTTGAAACGACAGCACCTGATGGTTATTCTGGTTCTATTTATATGATAGTCGCAGCATATTTTAATGGAAAAATTATTGGTGTAAGAGTTTTATCACATAAGGAAACACCAGGAATTGGAGATAAAATTGAATTATCTGTTTCTGATTGGATTAGTAAATTTACTAGTATGTATGTCTCTTCTTTAGAAGACAAGAATTTTAAATTACGAAAATATGGAGGAGAGATCGAACAATTTACAGGAGCTACAATTACACCACAATCAGTAACGAATTCTGTTAAAAAAACAGTTTTTTTCATTAAAAATATACCATCAATATTTAATCTTTTAAATAAGGATGTTCATGAATATTAAATATTTTTTAAATAATAGATTGTGGAGAAGTAATTCTTCTTTAGTACAATTATTAGGATTATGTCCAGTTTTAGCAATGACAACTAATTCTGTCAATGCCATAGGTTTAGGAATAACAACTACTTTAGTATTAACTATTACAAATACTATAATTTCTATTTTTAAAAATTTAATACCCAAAAATTTGAGAATTCCAATTTATATGATGATTATTTCATCGATTGTTACATGTATAGAAATGTTGCTTCATGCTTATCAATTTAATTTATATCAATCTTTAGGTATTTTTATTCCATTAATCGTAACAAATTGTATTATTGTGGGACGAGCAGATCTTATTGCTTATAAAAGCTCTATAATATCATCTTTTTTCGATGGTATTTTTATAGGTTTAGGATCAACTTGTGCTATGTTTATAGTAGCTTCTATACGTGAAATATTAGGTAATGGAACTTTATTTTTTGGATTGAATAAAATTGTATCTAATATAGACAGCTCTATTTTTATTACATTATTAGATAAAAAATATACTATAATTTTAGCTATTTTCCCACCTGGTGGTTTTTTTGTATTAGGTTTTATAATTGCTTTTAAAAATTGTATAGACTTATATTATAAAAAAAATAAAATTAATAATTCTTTAAAATGTTTATGTACTAATCAGACAAAAAAAATAATAAAAAAATGAATAAAGAAAAACGTTACAAAATTTTATCACTCTTTCAGAGTAAAAATCCTGTGCCTCAGACAGGACTAGTTTTTTCTTCTCCTTTTGAATTATTATTATGTGTAATGCTTTCAGCTCAATCTACTGATATCATGGTGAATAAAATTACTAAAATATTGTTTAAAAAAGCAAATACTCCTGAGAGCATTTTGTTATTAGGATTAGATCGTCTGAAAAGTTATATTAAAAATATTGGTTTGTATAATATTAAAGCATTAAATATTCTTCGTACTTCTTTTTTGATATTAACTAAACACAAAGGAATTATTCCAAATAATCGTATTGAATTAGAATCTTTTCCTGGGGTAGGACGGAAAACATCTAATATTGTTTTAAACATATTGTTTAAAAAAAAAACTATTGCTGTAGATACACATGTTTTTAGAGTATCTAATCGTACTCATTTTGCTAAAGGAAAAAATGTAAAAGAAGTTGAAAAAAAATTAATTAAAGTAGTTCCTGATATTTTTAAAACAAACTTTCATTCTTGGTTTATTTTACATGGTCGGTACGTTTGTACTGCACGAAAAATAAAGTGCAGTATATGTTTGATATCAAAATTATGTGAATTTAAAAAAAAATAATATATTTATTATGGATATATAAGTGATTATTGTAAAAGTTGTTTTGCCTATTCCAGTTAGAAAATATTTTAAATATTTTATGCCTGATTTTATGTGTCCTGTTATTGGAGGTCGAATTATAGTTCCTTTTAATTCTAAAGATGTAATAGGCATTGTAGTTGCCGTGTATAAAAAAAACGATATTAATCAATTGAATTTTAAAAATGTTAAATCATTGATTGATACTAAATCGCTTTATACTGGCATTATATTAGATCTAATAAGATGGATACATAAAAATTGCCATTGTCCCATTGGGAATCTATTTTTTTCTGTTTTGCCAAATATTTTACATTCTAATTATATTATAAAAAATGAATATATTTGTCAGTGGAGAATAACAAAAAAAGGCCAAGAATTAGATTTAAACTATTTAAAAAGAAGAAAAAAACAGCTATATACCTTGCTTTTTTTAAAGAAAAAAGATGTTTTAAGTACTGAACTGAAAAAATACAACTTATCTAAAGTTATTTTAAAAAAATTAGAAATTGAAGATTTATGTAAAATAAATCTTAATTATAAAGTGTTGTTTAAAAAAAAAACTTTAAAATTAAAAAAAAAATATTTTTAAATAAAAAAATTTTAATTATGCTTAACGACATTTTAATAAAAAAATGTTTTGTATCTTGGTTATTAACTAAAACTAATTTGTATTCTAAAGTTAAATTTTATTTAGGTTTAATTAAGTCATTAGTATATAAAGATATGCAAATTTTAATTTTAGTGCCTTATATTAAAAATATAAACATCATTTTAGTTTTTTTAAAAAAATATTTTCATGTTTCTATTGACATAGTACATTCAAAATTAACTAATAAAAAATATCTCAAAAGTTGGATTCGAACTAAAAATGGTGAAAATTCTATTGTTATTGGTACAAAAAAAAGTATTTTTTTATCTTTTTTAAAGTTAGGTGTTATTATTATTCTTGAAGAACACAATATGCAGTATAAAAGTATCAATCAATGTAGATATAATATTAGAGATTTAGCTATATTAAGAGCATACAAAGAAAATATACCTATAATTTTAGATTCAGAGACTCCTTCATTAAAAACATTGTATAATATTTTAAATAAAAAATGTTTTTATATTCGATTGTATCAATACAATCATATTAGTAGATTAAATTATAGTATTGTTGATTTAAAAAAAGATAAAATAAAATTTGGTTTGTCTTTGACTTTAATAAATGAAATTAATAAAAATTTCAAAAACAAACAAGTTTTATTAATTTTTAATAAATTTAGTTTATTTTTTTTTGTTTTAGCATGTGAAAAATGCAACTGGATATTTAAATGTACTAATTGTCATAGTTATTTTGAAATCAATCAATATAGTAATACTTTATTTTGTAAATTTTGTTTAATTCGGATTAAAAAACCAGTTTTTTGTCATAATTGTAGATTTTTTTCGCTAGTTATACTCAAAATAAGTATAGAAAAAATTAAAAATAAAGTAAAAGATATTTTTCCAAATATTCCATCATTTTTTATATTAAATAAAAAAAATATTGATAAAAAGATATTAAATACGAAAATTTTTGAATTTTCTATTTCTAATCCTTGTATTATTATTACAACAGAAGAAATCGTCCAACATTATTATTTTCCTCATGTAAAATTAATTAGTTTAATCTGTATTGATAATTATTTTCTTTCTTTTAATTTTCGTTCTATAGAATATTTTTCTCAATTCTATATTAATTTAAGCAGATTGATTAGAAGTATAAAAAAATCATTTAAAATATTGATACAAACATCATTTTCTAATAATTTAAATTTAAAAGAAATATGCAATAGTGGATACTTTCTTTTTTCCAAGAAAATTTTGTTAATGAGAAAAAAGTTTTTATTGCCTCCTTGGAGTTTTCAAAGCATTGTTTATTCTGAAAGTTTATATGCTGAATATAATATTATTTTTTTAAATTTAATTCGTAACATCTTAATCAAAAAATCTAATAAATATAATTGTTTTTTATGGTTTGTAGGACCTGATAATACTTTTTTATTTAAAAATAAAAAAAAATATTTTCATCAATTATTAATTCAATGTTCTTCTCGTGTTTCTCTTAATAATATATTAAACGAATGTATTGACATAATTAATATTTTTACTGTTTCAAAACGAGTTAAATGGTTTATAGATATTGATCCTAATTAAAATAAAATACAAAATATATCCTTTAAAAATAATTATCAATTTTTTTTTATACTCGTTGAAGTTCTAATAAAATTAGCATAAAATATTTTTTAGAAAAATGAAAAATAAATATT
It encodes the following:
- a CDS encoding electron transport complex subunit E → MNIKYFLNNRLWRSNSSLVQLLGLCPVLAMTTNSVNAIGLGITTTLVLTITNTIISIFKNLIPKNLRIPIYMMIISSIVTCIEMLLHAYQFNLYQSLGIFIPLIVTNCIIVGRADLIAYKSSIISSFFDGIFIGLGSTCAMFIVASIREILGNGTLFFGLNKIVSNIDSSIFITLLDKKYTIILAIFPPGGFFVLGFIIAFKNCIDLYYKKNKINNSLKCLCTNQTKKIIKK
- the priA gene encoding replication restart helicase PriA, translated to MLNDILIKKCFVSWLLTKTNLYSKVKFYLGLIKSLVYKDMQILILVPYIKNINIILVFLKKYFHVSIDIVHSKLTNKKYLKSWIRTKNGENSIVIGTKKSIFLSFLKLGVIIILEEHNMQYKSINQCRYNIRDLAILRAYKENIPIILDSETPSLKTLYNILNKKCFYIRLYQYNHISRLNYSIVDLKKDKIKFGLSLTLINEINKNFKNKQVLLIFNKFSLFFFVLACEKCNWIFKCTNCHSYFEINQYSNTLFCKFCLIRIKKPVFCHNCRFFSLVILKISIEKIKNKVKDIFPNIPSFFILNKKNIDKKILNTKIFEFSISNPCIIITTEEIVQHYYFPHVKLISLICIDNYFLSFNFRSIEYFSQFYINLSRLIRSIKKSFKILIQTSFSNNLNLKEICNSGYFLFSKKILLMRKKFLLPPWSFQSIVYSESLYAEYNIIFLNLIRNILIKKSNKYNCFLWFVGPDNTFLFKNKKKYFHQLLIQCSSRVSLNNILNECIDIINIFTVSKRVKWFIDIDPN
- a CDS encoding RnfABCDGE type electron transport complex subunit G yields the protein MYNAFEKKMYKIKNKLLGDCKIHNLWLLSKNNKPKAAIVETTAPDGYSGSIYMIVAAYFNGKIIGVRVLSHKETPGIGDKIELSVSDWISKFTSMYVSSLEDKNFKLRKYGGEIEQFTGATITPQSVTNSVKKTVFFIKNIPSIFNLLNKDVHEY
- the nth gene encoding endonuclease III: MNKEKRYKILSLFQSKNPVPQTGLVFSSPFELLLCVMLSAQSTDIMVNKITKILFKKANTPESILLLGLDRLKSYIKNIGLYNIKALNILRTSFLILTKHKGIIPNNRIELESFPGVGRKTSNIVLNILFKKKTIAVDTHVFRVSNRTHFAKGKNVKEVEKKLIKVVPDIFKTNFHSWFILHGRYVCTARKIKCSICLISKLCEFKKK
- a CDS encoding RnfABCDGE type electron transport complex subunit D; translated protein: MNFPCIYHTYSIRKIMFLVIIACIPGLFTKFYFFGGGALIQILFSIFITLLLEISILKMRLKKIKINLRDNSSILTSVLFALSIPVLLPWWIIVIGLFFSIIVAKHLYGGMGQNIFNPAMVGYAVLLISFPIHMNSWNERDFSLSIFDDLKKSSCIIFFKNHTCTISSTNTISNRKLRITPDAFTEATPLDDFKIKSHLRDNFLSKEITLNDKKNNIQTSWKYMNISFFLGGVFLLFTKIICWRIPISFLTSLGVISIITYFYSQELFMSPLVHFLSGGTMICAFFIATDPVTTSCTNIGKIVFGIIIGFLVWIIRNYSDYPDAIAFSVLFANMTAPLMDYYIKTSGYGHNNI